Part of the Parambassis ranga chromosome 16, fParRan2.1, whole genome shotgun sequence genome, gtctgtggaAGTAAACGTCTGAAATCTGCTGCGGATCAAAAGACACGTGTTGTTATAATCGCTGCAGTCAGAACAGAATCAGTCAAATCTGGAACATTCCTGCTCGTGACTTTCTGTTTCGTTATGTGTCTGACTTCACTGAGGCTGCGAGTCTTCACAGGCCTCAGTGTGTCCACTGTCAGtctgcatctgtctgtgtgtgtcgatGCTttaatgtgtgcgtgtgtcttgCAGCTCTCTCCGTATGACAACCTGCTGCTCTGCCAGCCCGTCTCCTCTCCACTTCCTCTCAGGTCAGTGTACGGCTGATTCCCTCTGAGGGTTAATTCACATTCGACTGTTGAATCTGCACCCAGATGAAAAGCAGAGTCAGCCTGTGTGTAAACAGTGCAGCGGCCTGGTTGTGTGTCTAAACcgtcgcctgtgtgtgtgacagcggtGCGAGCTTCCTGAAGCTGCTCCAGAACCTCGGCCCAGAGAACGCCTGCACGCTGCTGCTCGCCGTCCTCACCGAgcacaaactgctgctgcactcGCTCCGACCCGACGTCCTCACCTCCGTCAGCGAGGCCCTCGTCTCTGTaagaatgacacacacatggcttagagctgcagcagagacaaatGATCTATAGACGTACAGAGAAGACTTCACAGACCCTGACTGTTGCTCTGTTTGTCTCCAGATGAGTTTCCCGCTGCGGTGGCTCTGTCCATACATCCCTCTGTGTCCGCTGCAGATGGCTGACGTGCTGCTTGCGCCGATGCCCTTCATCGTTGGCGTCCACTCCAGCTACTTCGACCTGTACGACCCCCCTGCCGACGTGGTCTGTGTAGACCTGGACACCAACACCATCTTCCAGTGAGTCCATCGCTGCAGCGACTTTCACAGATCTAAACCTGTCGATCACCATCatggtttctctctctccatgctACAGGTCAGAGGATAAGAAGCCGTTGTCATGGCGATCATTACCCAGGAAGCATGGCAAGACTCTGTTCAACACCCTGACCAGCCTCCACAAGACCTTGGAGAAAAGTGAGTGATGCCCCCTCCTGTcagaacagaaacaacaaaaagggaCCACTGCTCCTCTCACGCTGCTTGTTGTGGCTGCAGTTTGCACTCCTGGCCAGGAGGAGGCGACGCTGGAGTTCCTGCTGACCGACTACGATCAGATCTACAGGCGTcagaagcagctggagctggagatCCAGGAGGCCTTCCTGCGCTTCATGAGCTGCCTGCTGCGAGGATAccgaaccttcctgctgcccatCACGCAGGCGCCGTCCGACACCACCACCGACTGCAGCTCCCTGTTCAACCTGCAGGGTGCGCTCGTCTTCACATCTAACAAACACTGTTTAAACTGCTGCGTGTTTATTCTAATTGTGGGTGGGAGGGGAGTCTACTGGTCAGCAGCTTCACCACTAGGTGGCGGTACATTCTACATCTGGTCCTGTAAactcttcctcgtcctcctcctgcaggcttCCTGAAGTCTCGTGATCGGACGCAGCAGAAGTTTTACTCTCAGCTGACGAGGACTCAGATGTTCACTCAGTTCATCGAGGAGTGCTCCTTCGTCAGCGACCGCCACGCCTGCCTCGAGTTCTTCGATGAGTGCGTCCAAAAGGTCAGAACGGGTTTTCAGAAGCCGCGCTGTGTGTCCGTCAGTGTGTAACCTCCCTGATGTGTTTGTGAGCAGGTGGATGTGGAGAAGCCGGAGGAGGTGAGGCTGATTGATCTGGATGAGACGCACAGTGGAGAACACACCGTCTTCATCATGCCTCCCGAAGAACCACAGGAACCAGATGGATCCGAGTGCCCCGCCCTCTACAGGTACCCCCTCTGCTGTGACCAGCTAAAGCTCTGCTCAGctggaggctggctccaaaaactgtctgtccccacagacctccatgtccAACTGTCCccatttacagcagaaacaaacaggtttaCAAATGCTGTTTGGTCTTTATTAACAGTTTCTCTGTTATTGACTccattttggagccagcctctagtggacactcgTGGAACTGCAGGTTTCCGCCCTCGGTTACATCCCGGAATGTTTTTGATTCCTACCAACGTTTttcaaacttcttttttttcctgtgtgcagTTATGAGACCTTCCCCACCCTGAAACCGGAGCTCTTTGACCGACCCCAGGACCAGCTCCGCGTGCCAGCAAAAGGCAGCGCCCCCAGCAGCCCCGCCCCCCGCCGCACTAAACAGGTGACATCATCAAACAGAGCGCTGATGTTTGTTGTTGGTAAATATCCTCCGCTGCTCTAATGTGGAGGACGAAACAGATGAATGCACCCATGAGCTGAGGTTCACGATGTGACCCAGTTTTACTGTGGATCATTTTAGTTTAATGAATCAGTATCAATATTTCACAGCTCATTCAATATGCAGAGgccacagcctgtgtgtgtgtgtgtctgtgtgtgtgtctgtgtgtgtctgtgtgtgtgtctgtgtgtgtgtgtgtgtgtgtctgtgtgtgtctgtgtgtgtgtctgtgtgtgtgtgtgtgtgtgtctgtgtgtgtgtgtgtgtgtgtgtgtgtctctgtgtgtaggaAAGTTATTTTCAGATCAAGTGAATAGAAGGACAAACCATCAGGAGGACAGTATCTCCTTAAATAACTGTTGGTTTACTGGGTGAAGATGTTTAAATGTCTCGGTTCGTCCTCCTGTGAGACACCCACAGGATTTTCTTTAGATTTGACAAACATACAGTTTAAGTCCTTTTTCAACACGTTGACATGATGCGCtcagctgcagtgcagacatCCATACAGCGGGGGGCGCTGCAGGATGAATGACACGGTGACTGCATCACTTCCTCGGTGGACACGGGGGACTGCAGTTTAGTTACTGTGTGTAATGAAAGTTTAAAAACAGGAATCCAGAAATGTCACCGAATGATTCGACCATCTCAGCCAGTGGCGTCACAGTCTGACCTCATGTGACCCGCAGGAGATCAAAGTGGCCCAGAAGCGAGCTCAGAAGTACTCGGCGGTGCCGGACATGTGGTCCAAGTGCCTGCTGGGTCACTGCTACGGCCTCTGGTTCATCTACCTGCCCACCTTCGTACGAGCCGAGACCGCCAAAGTCCGCGCCCTGCACAAGGCCTACGACGTCCTGAAACACATGGAGAACCGCAAGGTGGTGCTGCCAGACGAGGTGAGGCGCGtccagggtcagaggtcactgctgGTCAGAGCAGGAGAGtgacgatgtgtgtgtgtgtgtgtgttgcaggtgtgTTACCGGATCCTGATGCAGCTGTGTGGTCAGTACGGTCAGCCGGTCCTCGCTGTTCGAGTGCTGCTGGAGATGAAGAAGGCTGGAATCACACCCAACACCATCACCTACGGATACTACAACAAGgtccaacacacagagacacagagacacacacagagacacagacacacagagacacacacagagacacagagacagacacagacagagacacagagacagacagagacagagacacagacagagacagagagacagacagacacagagacacacacagagacagagacacacacagagacagacagagacagacacagacacacacagagagacagagacacagacagagacacacacagacacacacagagacacacacagagacagagagacagacagacacagagacacacacagagacacacacagagacagagacacacacacacacacacagacacagagacagagacacacacagagacagacacagacagagacacagacagagacagagagacagacagacacagagacacacacacagagacacagagacagacacacagagacacagacagagacagacacacacacacagagacacacacagagacacacacagagacagagacacacacacacacacacacacacacagagacacagacagagacacagacacacacagacacacagagagagagacagacacacacagatcagtgaGCATGTGTATCGATGCACAGACGTGTGATCAGGTTTTGATCTGAAGTCCTGTCCCCCCTCAGGCGGTGCTGGAGAGTAAGTGGCCCTCCACCAATCAGGGCGGACGTCTCCGCTGGGCAAAGCTGCGGAACGTTCTGTTGGCTGTGGCCCAGTTCAGACAGCCAATCAAACGGCGTCAGAAGAGCGGCTCTGTAGGGTCACGAGGAGGTCAGGACGCTCTTCCTTTGTCTTCTGCTTCTTTAATAATGTTGATCCATCAAACTTTAAATGATGAAggttattttgtatttttactttttaaagaaGCCATGATGGACGCGGATCAGAGGCCCCGCCCCCACTCCACTCTGATTCGTCAGTCCAGTTGGAGCGGCCTGAGTGAAAGCTCGAGTCACGAGTCTCTGACCGGTCCTCTGGTGAAGAGCAACAGTTGGAACAGCATGAAGACGCCGAGTGACGGTGAGTGAGACCTGCTcagaccctcctcttcctcagagcTGATGTAAACCGCCGCTCTCCTTCCGGTTTCAGCGGGCAAACCTTCTAAGACGACCATCCTCCGCAACGCAGGGACCAACAGCCGCGGGGACGGTGTCTCCTGTAAACCCCCCCTGGGACGCAGAGACACCTCCACCCCGCCTCCAGCGCCCCCCAGTGGGGTTCTGGTTCAGCGGAGTCAGGTCTGCCTCTCCAACTTCTACAAAGAGTGCGCAGAGTCGGCGGACTCGGAGCTGGACTGCAGCTgtcagcctgcagagagagacgGCAGGTCAGTCTGGAGGACGACAAGCGGTGACCTGCTGCAGGTTTGAGGAGTTTTCAGGGTTAATGGTGGTTGTGTTTGACCCTCAGACCCGCGGGAACACGCGACTCTGCCAACAGGAACAAAGTTGTAGACGAGAACTACAACAACGTCTCCTCCCCGAGCCGCGGGGGTCTGGCagggaagctgcagcagctcctcacacCGACCCGACACCGAGTGTCGGTGCGTCGAGCCGCCAGCGTGGATGACCGGCGGCCGGGAGCGGGCGGGATCGGACGAAGAGTGTCGGAACAGAGGCAGTCCAGGAAAGCTCAGGTTGCTGAAACTCTGCTGAAGGCCAAGGACAGGCTGGTCAGCGCCACCTCAGAGGTGACGGACGTTTACATGGAGTCAGTAAAATGATTCACTGTCTGTCAGAGTCCGTCTGATGGGTCTGCCGCCATGTTGTCTGTTTCCAGAGCTCGCTGTCTGTAGGGAGTGACCTGGACCTGACGGACACGCCCAGTCCAGCCTATCCTCTGCGCAGGTCGTGGGATGCCAATCAGGAGGGAGCGGGCATGGAGGTAACCAGCTGGTTCTGATTGGCCTGTGAGGGTGTCGATCAGTTAcccatcatcctcctctccctctgtccctctgtccctctgtgcgTCCAGGTGCTGATGtccagctgctctctgtgcCGCAGCTGCAACTCGCTGGTTTACGACGAGGAGATCATGGCCGGCTGGACGTCGGACGACTCCAACCTGAACTCGGCGTGCCCGTTCTGCGGCACCTCCTTCGTGCCGTTCCTGAACGCTGAGCTCTGCGACCTCGGACCTGTCAGCAGGTACCGGCCGGATCAGTCGTATTGCCGCCAGGTGGGTCAGAATATTCTGCCTCGGCCTGACGGGTGTCCTTCGTCCTTTCTGTCAGTACGGAGCGCACCAACTGGAACCTGGAGGACGAGGTGGAGAGCGCCGTGAGGCCCCCCAGTGGTCATGAGGCCTCCCTGCGGCCCCAGTGTAACGGGCTTAGCGAGGACTCCGGCTCCGAGACCAGCAGCTACTCTGAGAGCAGCAGAACCACTGCGGTAACATCCAGTTCCACccgtcctcctgtcctcctgtccttccTGTCTCCCCCGCCtcactcctccccctcctccctcaggCTTCCTCGGTGGGTGGGACTCCTCAGGTGACGGTGGCTTACCTGAGCCCTCTGGTTCTGAGGAAGGAGCTGGAGAGTCTGCTGGAGAACGAGGGGGATGCGGTCTTGGCCCAGCCCCAGTTCCTGGACAGTCACTCCATCATCTTCTGGAACCTGGTGTGGTACTTCCAGCGGCTCGGGCTGCCCaaccacctgctgcagctggtcaGAGCGTCGCCGCTGGTCGGCCACTTCACACAGGTGGGTGCTGCTTCAGCAGGGGCCGGGCGGCGCCTGTAGAGACGTCCTCACACTCTGTTTCTATTCCCCAGTCGGAGAACTCGGCAGTGAGGGTCCGCCTGCTCTGGGACACCCTGACCCCCGACACTGACCAGTGGCCCCCCCTCTACATCCTCTGGAGGATCCACAGTAAGAGACGCAGCCGGTGCACCTCGGCAGCATCACAAACACTCCTtcactccctcctcttcctcccaccaGGCGGCGCCCCGATGAGGAACTACAGCTGGCGGCGGCACAACCACCCGTTCACCCTGTCCTTCCTGGAGGAGGTCCTGCGCTGGGTCGGCATGAACGAGGTTCATAAAGCCGTCACGCTCCTCCTGGAGACGCTGGCCAAACAGCCGGGTTCTCCCAGGATCCAGAGGTGAGCTGCAGACGTCTGTACGAACCATGGAGGCAGCAGCCTGAGAGtaacggtgtgtgtctgtgtgtgtctgtgtgtgtctgtgtgtgtctgtgtgtgtcacaggagTCTGTACAGAgagttcctcttcctcactctggCAGCTATGGGCAAAGACCACGTCGGTAAGTTGGGCCACTCCTCATCCAGAGCACGCACAGCAGGTCTGAGTTCTAACAGGAAGTCAGACGCTCAGATGTTTgtccgtctctctctgtctgcagcggccttcGATAAGAAGTACAAGGCGGCGTACTCGCGGCTCAGTGGCACTCTGGGTCGAGAGGAGCTCCGGAAGAAGCGAGCTCAGCCTCCGAGCCCCAAAGCCGTCGACTGTAGACGCAGCTTCCACCCGCCTCTGGAATGCTGAGGTCCTCCATCACAAAGTCCGACCCTGTGAGACTGTTGTTGTTCTTcgcctctctgctgcctcctggTGGATGCCGGAGTGCCGCTCCTCCTCccgtcctctgctcctctgttctctgtgtcaATCTGCTGCTTTGTTCCATTAACAGTCCAGAaggaagcagcaggagctcAGCCGGGTCTCTCTTCTCTACCCATAACTGAGCCGGGAAGCGCACGGCGAGCGGCTGGCGGCGTGCGGAGGGGTCGGCTGTGTCGGAGTTTCAGTTGTTGTCAGGTCGGAATGTTTCACCAGCGTTTcggtcagctttgcttctttcaCCTTTCAGATTCAATAAACAGACAAAACGAGAAAAAGAAGCTCCACACGTCTGAGCGATGGTTTCACAGGGAGGAGGGTCAGTCACACAGGAAGCAGACGGACCGGACCTCTGCTGACAGGGTTACCGCAGCAGCCTCTCATCTGAGAGGGTCTCTGCTCGGCAGGAGGTCTGCGGGTCCAGTGTGTTGGGAATCCTCCAGAGCTCTTAGTGTTAAATGACGTCCAGGTCAAACTGATGTTTCTACACATTAACCCCGTCCAGCCTGTGAAACACCCACTGTTTTTAAAAGAGCCTAAATTTGATTTCCTGTTCAGTTTgaaactcttattttgaaaaggagGATGTGGGGGTTGGGGGGATGAAAACAGCTGCAGATGACTTCATTTAACTTCAGCTCATTCTAACGTGCAGGTGTGTTCTAATAACGTGTAGGGATGGTTCTCATCTGTGATCCTGGCGGGCTGTGACACCTGAACACAGGGGGGGTGGTTTCAGGGTCAGGAAACGTGTTCGGAGGGTTTTCAGCTGAGCGCCCGGGttagagctgctgcaggaggacgggACGGGTCCAGACGGGGCGCCCTGTGTCCAGGAAAaactcacattcacacaaaatTTCATTTGGTCTGAAAAGATGTTTGTTTatgtaaacatgttattttGGCGTCTCTGTCCCAAACCAGACGTttagcagggggcgctgtggagCATGCTTAGTTTGTGTTGTCTGACCTGCTCTGATGCATGTTCACCCtctcgtctgtctgtctgtgtggctgggagcagcagcagcaggtggagcccGAGTGACGGATGTTTTAGTGCAGCAGAGCTGTAGGTGGAGGTGTTTCAGCAGGAAACTCGCTGGTGCAGCTAACTTAAATTTAAGCCTGACTTCCTGTGGTCGTCTTCTGAGCGGTTAGCACTGAGTGTATTTAAACAGAGTCCTGTGTTTGCTGTTGTAATTTATATATGGCTGTGATTTCAGTTGGACATGttttttaagaaaacacaaaaataaaaaggcagCAGTGAAGCCGAGACGTCAGCGTGTGCTGTGAAGTTTTTATACAAACAACAAGCTCACCTATACCGGTACAGGAGACCCCtgttaacaataatccagtgaaatatctgctgcagcttttatggattatttatagtgaatcttaataaaatgcaaaatttctcggaaattcggattttagtgccaattcaaccttccattcctccataaccctgcagtattttttcatgaaactcactgtggtgatagaggacaccttctataaaaataatccagtgaaatatctgccgcaacttttatggattatttatagtgaatttttaaaaatgcaaaatctctcagaaattcggattttagtgccaattcaaccttccattcctccataaccctgcagtatttttttcatgaaactcactgtggtgatagaggagaccccTGTTaccaataatccagtgaaatatctgctgcagcttttatggattatttatagtgaatttttaaaaatgcacaatttctttAAAATTATGCTTTTAGTGCCAATTcgaccttccattcctccataaccctgcagtatgttttcatgaaacccactgtggtgatagaggagacattctataaaaataatccagtgaaatatctgctgcagctcttatggattatttatagtgaattttaataaaatgcaaaatttctcaaaaattcggattttagtgccaattcggccttccattcctccataatcctgcagtattttttcatgaaactcactgtggtgatagaggacaccttctataaaaataatccagtaaaatatctgctgcagcttttatggattatttatagtgaattttaataaaatgcaaaatttctcggaaattcggattttagtgccaattcaaccttccattcctccataatcctgcagtattttttcatgaaactaactgtggtgatagaggacacCTTCTATAAacataatccagtgaaatatctgctgcggcttttatggattatttatagtgaatttttaaaaatgcaaaatttctcagaaattcggattttagtgccaattcaaccttccattcctccataatcctgcagtattttttcatgaaactaactgtggtgatagaggacacCTTCTATAAacataatccagtgaaatatctgctgcagtttatatggattatttatagtgaatttttaaaaatgcaaaatttctcagaaattcggattttagtgccaattcaaccttccattcctccataaccctgctgtatttttttcatgaaactcactgtggtaatagaggagaccttttataaaaataatccagtgaaatatctgctgcggcttttatggattatttatagtgaattttaataaaatgcaaaatttctcaaaaattcggattttagtgccaattcgaccttccattcctccataaccctgcagtattttttcatgaaactcactgtggtgatagaggagaccttttataaaaataatccagtgaaatatctgctgcagcttttatggattatttatagtgaatttttaaaaatgcaaaatttctcagaaattcggattttagtgccaattcaaccttccattcctccataatcctgcagtatttttttcatgaaactcactgtggtgatagaggacacCTTCTATAAacataatccagtgaaatatctgctgcagtttatatggattatttatagtgaatttttaaaaatgcaaaatttctcagaaattcggattttagtgccaattcaaccttccattcctccataatcctgcagtattttttcatgaaactcactgtggtcaTCGGGGAGACcttttataaaaataatccagtgaaatatctgctgcagcttttatggattatttataatgaattttaaaaaatgcaaaatttctcagaaattcggattttagtgccaattcaaccttccattcctccataaccctgcagtattttttcatgaaactcactgtggtgatagaggacaccttctataaaaataatccagtaaactatctgctgcagcttttatggattatttatagtgaattttaataaaatgcaaaatttctcagaaattcggattttagtgccaattcaaccttccattcctccataaccctgcagtattttttcatgaaactaactgtggtgatagaggacatcttctataaaaataatccagtgaaatatctgctgcggcttttatggattatttatagtgaatttttaaaaatgcaaaatttcccagaaattcggattttagtgccaattcaaccttccatttctccacaatcctgcagtattttttcatgaaactaactgtggtgatagaggacacCTTCTATAAacataatccagtgaaatatctgctgcagtttatatggattatttatagtgaatttttaaaaatgcaaaatttctcagaaattcggattttagtgccaattcaaccttccattcctccataaccctgctgtatttttttcatgaagcTCACTGTGGTAATAGAGGAGACcttttataaaaataatccagtgaaatatctgctgcagcttttatggattatttatagtgaatttttaaaaatgtaaaatttctcagaaattcggattttagtgccaattcaaccttccattcctccataaccctgcagtatgttttcatgaaactcactgtggtgatagaggagaccccTGTTaccaataatccagtgaaatatttgctgcagcttttatggattatatatagtgaatttttaaaaatgcacaatttctttAAAATTATgcttttagtgccaattcaaccttccattcctccataaccctgcagtatgttttcatgaaacccactgtggtgatagaggacaccttctataaaaataatccagtgaaatatctgctgcagcttttatggattatttatagtgaatttttaaaaatgcaaaatttctcaaaaattcggattttagtgccaattcaaccttccattcctccataaccctgcagtattttttcatcaaaCTCACTGTGGTCATCGGGGAGACcttttataaaaataatccagtgaaatatctgctgcagcttttatggattatttatagtgaattttaataaaatgcaaaatttctcagaaattcggattttagtgccaattcaaccttccattcctccataaccctgcagtatgttttcatgaaacccactgtggtgatagaggagacattctataaaaataatccagtgaaatatctgctgcagctcttatggattatttatagtgaattttaataaaatgcaaaatttctcaaaaattcggattttagtgccaattcaaccttccattcctccataatcctgcagtattttttcatgaaactcactgtggtgatagaggacaccttctataaaaataatccagtaaaatatctgctgcagcttttatggattatttatagtgaattttaatataatgcaaaatttctcagaaattcggattttagtgccaattcaaccttccattcctccataaccctgcagtatgttttcatgaaactcactgtggtgatagaggagaccccTGTTaccaataatccagtgaaatatctgctgcagcttttatggattatttatagtgaatttttaaaaatgcacaatttctttAAAATTATgcttttagtgccaattcaaccttccattcctccataaccctgcagtatgttttcatgaaacccactgtggtgatagaggacacCAAacataatccagtgaaatatctgctgcagcttttatggattatttat contains:
- the dennd4b gene encoding DENN domain-containing protein 4B isoform X1, which translates into the protein MTEEKCPQLVDYFVVAGLDPAGPWKPLDEDGKTSSSSSSSTSSSASSSSSGRAVDPVTDLVVIARGLGEEVPEGFTCIEKTLGGHSAELSAGLINNPHLYLCYRRGRDKPPIMDLGVLYEGKEQLKQGWYVIETTPYSRSASLSAGGAPTAHRVFLTYRRALDSQGLHTLGVTDITLLLPSKGEVAPHTFCRVDKNLNTGMWGPALYVCYKRAVAKANALVYEASLISRYPEEDVESFPLPESVPVFCLPMGVTVESWPLNTKYQLPVFSTFVLTSASGDKVYGAAIQFYESFSREQLSERQSVRLGLLSVVDRRPITNRSLQVKKSICVLSHWPFFTVFQKFLTFVYRYSISGPHVLPLEKHISSFMHNVPFPSPQRPRILVQLSPYDNLLLCQPVSSPLPLSGASFLKLLQNLGPENACTLLLAVLTEHKLLLHSLRPDVLTSVSEALVSMSFPLRWLCPYIPLCPLQMADVLLAPMPFIVGVHSSYFDLYDPPADVVCVDLDTNTIFQSEDKKPLSWRSLPRKHGKTLFNTLTSLHKTLEKICTPGQEEATLEFLLTDYDQIYRRQKQLELEIQEAFLRFMSCLLRGYRTFLLPITQAPSDTTTDCSSLFNLQGFLKSRDRTQQKFYSQLTRTQMFTQFIEECSFVSDRHACLEFFDECVQKVDVEKPEEVRLIDLDETHSGEHTVFIMPPEEPQEPDGSECPALYSYETFPTLKPELFDRPQDQLRVPAKGSAPSSPAPRRTKQEIKVAQKRAQKYSAVPDMWSKCLLGHCYGLWFIYLPTFVRAETAKVRALHKAYDVLKHMENRKVVLPDEVCYRILMQLCGQYGQPVLAVRVLLEMKKAGITPNTITYGYYNKAVLESKWPSTNQGGRLRWAKLRNVLLAVAQFRQPIKRRQKSGSVGSRGEAMMDADQRPRPHSTLIRQSSWSGLSESSSHESLTGPLVKSNSWNSMKTPSDAGKPSKTTILRNAGTNSRGDGVSCKPPLGRRDTSTPPPAPPSGVLVQRSQVCLSNFYKECAESADSELDCSCQPAERDGRPAGTRDSANRNKVVDENYNNVSSPSRGGLAGKLQQLLTPTRHRVSVRRAASVDDRRPGAGGIGRRVSEQRQSRKAQVAETLLKAKDRLVSATSESSLSVGSDLDLTDTPSPAYPLRRSWDANQEGAGMEVLMSSCSLCRSCNSLVYDEEIMAGWTSDDSNLNSACPFCGTSFVPFLNAELCDLGPVSSTERTNWNLEDEVESAVRPPSGHEASLRPQCNGLSEDSGSETSSYSESSRTTAASSVGGTPQVTVAYLSPLVLRKELESLLENEGDAVLAQPQFLDSHSIIFWNLVWYFQRLGLPNHLLQLVRASPLVGHFTQSENSAVRVRLLWDTLTPDTDQWPPLYILWRIHSGAPMRNYSWRRHNHPFTLSFLEEVLRWVGMNEVHKAVTLLLETLAKQPGSPRIQRSLYREFLFLTLAAMGKDHVAAFDKKYKAAYSRLSGTLGREELRKKRAQPPSPKAVDCRRSFHPPLEC
- the dennd4b gene encoding DENN domain-containing protein 4B isoform X2, with amino-acid sequence MLTCCHDTQRTQRAVVVVPYQAHTHTHTHTVLCVEMSPSSFHAFFLLSCSVFFEEMKAPFSPDFLWQRFKHSGGQTGGMTEEKCPQLVDYFVVAGLDPAGPWKPLDEDGKTSSSSSSSTSSSASSSSSGRAVDPVTDLVVIARGLGEEVPEGFTCIEKTLGGHSAELSAGLINNPHLYLCYRRGRDKPPIMDLGVLYEGKEQLKQGWYVIETTPYSRSASLSAGGAPTAHRVFLTYRRALDSQGLHTLGVTDITLLLPSKGEVAPHTFCRVDKNLNTGMWGPALYVCYKRAVAKANALVYEASLISRYPEEDVESFPLPESVPVFCLPMGVTVESWPLNTKYQLPVFSTFVLTSASGDKVYGAAIQFYESFSREQLSERQSVRLGLLSVVDRRPITNRSLQVKKSICVLSHWPFFTVFQKFLTFVYRYSISGPHVLPLEKHISSFMHNVPFPSPQRPRILVQLSPYDNLLLCQPVSSPLPLSGASFLKLLQNLGPENACTLLLAVLTEHKLLLHSLRPDVLTSVSEALVSMSFPLRWLCPYIPLCPLQMADVLLAPMPFIVGVHSSYFDLYDPPADVVCVDLDTNTIFQSEDKKPLSWRSLPRKHGKTLFNTLTSLHKTLEKICTPGQEEATLEFLLTDYDQIYRRQKQLELEIQEAFLRFMSCLLRGYRTFLLPITQAPSDTTTDCSSLFNLQGFLKSRDRTQQKFYSQLTRTQMFTQFIEECSFVSDRHACLEFFDECVQKVDVEKPEEVRLIDLDETHSGEHTVFIMPPEEPQEPDGSECPALYSYETFPTLKPELFDRPQDQLRVPAKGSAPSSPAPRRTKQEIKVAQKRAQKYSAVPDMWSKCLLGHCYGLWFIYLPTFVRAETAKVRALHKAYDVLKHMENRKVVLPDEVCYRILMQLCGQYGQPVLAVRVLLEMKKAGITPNTITYGYYNKAVLESKWPSTNQGGRLRWAKLRNVLLAVAQFRQPIKRRQKSGSVGSRGEAMMDADQRPRPHSTLIRQSSWSGLSESSSHESLTGPLVKSNSWNSMKTPSDAGKPSKTTILRNAGTNSRGDGVSCKPPLGRRDTSTPPPAPPSGVLVQRSQVCLSNFYKECAESADSELDCSCQPAERDGRPAGTRDSANRNKVVDENYNNVSSPSRGGLAGKLQQLLTPTRHRVSVRRAASVDDRRPGAGGIGRRVSEQRQSRKAQVAETLLKAKDRLVSATSESSLSVGSDLDLTDTPSPAYPLRRSWDANQEGAGMEVLMSSCSLCRSCNSLVYDEEIMAGWTSDDSNLNSACPFCGTSFVPFLNAELCDLGPVSSTERTNWNLEDEVESAVRPPSGHEASLRPQCNGLSEDSGSETSSYSESSRTTAASSVGGTPQVTVAYLSPLVLRKELESLLENEGDAVLAQPQFLDSHSIIFWNLVWYFQRLGLPNHLLQLVRASPLVGHFTQSENSAVRVRLLWDTLTPDTDQWPPLYILWRIHSGAPMRNYSWRRHNHPFTLSFLEEVLRWVGMNEVHKAVTLLLETLAKQPGSPRIQRSLYREFLFLTLAAMGKDHVAAFDKKYKAAYSRLSGTLGREELRKKRAQPPSPKAVDCRRSFHPPLEC